In the Phormidium ambiguum IAM M-71 genome, AGAAGGCAGAAGGCAGAAGGCAGAAGGCAGAAGGCAGAAGGCAGAAGGAAAGAAAAGAAAGAAAGAAAGAACAAAGAACAAGCAAACTCTATTTCTCCCCTACCCCTCTGCCCCCCTGCTCCCCTGCCCCTCTGCCCCCCTGCCCCCCTGCCCCTCTGCCCCCCATCTCCCCATTCCCTACTCAACGTGGGCAAAACGGCGGAACAGGAAGTCTAGGGCGTAGTTCCGCAATTCGTAATATTGGGGATCTTCCATGATTTGGGCGCGATCGCGTGGGCGAGAAAAAGGAATATCCATGACTTCGCCAATGTTGGCGGCGGGGCCATTTGTCATCATGACTAGGCGATCGGCAAGGAACAATGCCTCATCAATATCATGGGTAATCATCAACACTGTAGTCCGATGATCGCGCCAGATACTCAATAATTCTTCTTGCAATTCTTCTTTAGTAATTGCATCCAAAGCACCAAATGGTTCGTCTAAAATTAAGATTTCAGGACGGATTGCTAATGCGCGGGCGATCGCAACTCTTTGCTTCATTCCTCCTGATAATTGATGGGGGCGTTTTTGGGCAGCTTCGGTTAATCCCACCATTGCCAAATGTTCTTCAACAATCGCCTGTTTTTCCGCTTTAGATTTGTTAGGAAAAGCTGTTTTTACTGCCAAATAAACATTTTCATAAGCAGTTTTCCAAGGGAGAAGGGCGTAATTTTGGAACACCATCATCCTGTCAGGGCCAGGTTTTGTAATTAAATTTCCCCGCAGCCTAACTTCGCCTTCGCTGGGTGTATTAAAACCAGAAACCATGTTTAATAAAGTTGATTTGCCGCAACCGGAGTGACCGATCAAGCAAACAAATTCTCCTTCATTGATGGTTAAATTAACATCTTCTAAAACTGGATATAAGCCATTAGGAGTAGGGTAAACTTTGGAAACGCGATCGATCGCCAAAAAAGGTTCACGATTAATTGTTTCTTTGAGTTGAAGTTTGGCGTTGTTGCTAGTTTGCATCGTTGTTATTTGATTGATAGTTGTACTTTAGGAAAGCAAGAGAGTTAATTTACTTCTGCCTTCTGCCTTTGTAATTAAGCTGCTTCCGATCTCGGATCGTCAATGATAATTTCTTGAATGCGAATTTCTCGGTGAATGGTCAAACGTTGTAAATAGCCGATCGGATCGTCAGGATTAAATACCATGCGATCGAACAATTCAAAACTTTGGCGATCGGGTTCAATATCTGGAAATCCTACTTGACGCGCTGCTTCACCATATAAATCAACTCGACGAACTCTTTCCAAAATTTCAACCCAATTTTTCGGAAAAGGAGTGATACCCCAACGTGCTAATTGAGTGAGAATCCATAGCCCTTCAACTCTTCCCGGACAGTTAGTATTATCGAAGTGAAATTGATTAAATCTAGGCAAAAGTTGCGCTGGTTCATCTGTCCCTTTGTTGTAAGCACTTAAGAATCCTGGGCGCGTATATTCTGGTGAAGTACCTACATATTGCGGACGACAAATTAACTCTAAAATTTCTTGGCGATTGCGGCGATCGTCACAATATTCACAAGCTTCTAACAAGGCTTTTACTAAAGCAATGTGAGTATTGGGATGTTGATTTACCCAGTCTTCACGCATTCCTAAAACTTTCTCTGGATGTCCTGCCCAAATGTCTAAATCTGTGGCAATTACATATCCTAATTTTTCGTAAACTGCGCGAGAATTCCAAGGTTCACCAACACAATAACCATCAATATTTCCGGCTTTTAAGTTAGCCACCATTTGCGGCGGGGGAATGACTGCTAAAGTCATATCCAAATCGGGATCGATACCGCCAGAAGCTAGCCAATAACGCAGAATTAAGTTGTGCATGGAAGCGTTATGTACCATTCCCATGACATGACTTTTCTGCGGAGTTGCGGTAATAGCTGCTTTTAAATCCGCTAAAGTTCTGACTCCTTGTTCATAGAAACTTCTGTTTAAAGTAATCGCATTACCATTGCGGCTAAGAATTAAAGCCGTAACAATTGGTACTCCAGCTTGGCTAATTTCTGATGTGTTAGAACCCATGCCTAAAGTCATCGCCAAAGGCATTCCGGCAACCATTTGGGCTGCATCTAAGCGCCGAGTTGCTACACCTTCTGCGATCGCTTTCCAACTCGGTTCTCTAACTAATTTAACTTCTTCAATTCCGTGTTTTTTGAAGAAACCTTTTTCTTGGGCAACTACTAATGGCGCACAATCTGTTAAAGGGATAAAGCCAATTTCGAGGGTAGTTTTTTCTAAACCTTTACTAGAAATAAAGGCTTTGCCGGAAGCGGGAGTTGCGGCTTTTTCTGGTTGTTTCGCTTTGCGTTTTTTGTCCCGTTTTTGTTGATTTAAGAAGTAAATCATTTCGTTCCGCATCGCGTAGTAATTGGGATGATTTACTACTTCTAAACGATGACGAGGACGAGGAATTGGAACTTCTAAAATTTGACCAATGTGGGATTCTGGCCCATTAGTTAACATGACAATGCGATCGGATAATAATAACGCTTCATCCACATCATGCGTTACCATTACGCAGGTGACTTTGCTTTCTTCGCAAATTTGCATTAACTGTTCTTGCAAGCCACCTCTAGTTAAAGCGTCTAATGCGCCAAAAGGTTCATCTAATAATAGTAATTTCGGGCGAATTGCTAAAGCGCGGGCGATCGCCACTCTTTGTTTCATCCCGCCAGATAATTCCCCTGGACGTTTATCGGCGGCATTTTTTAAACCTACTAGATCTATGTGATGTTGAATAATTTCTTTGCGTTCAACTAGCGATCGATCTTTAAAAACTTTGTTGACTGCCAGGGCAATATTTTGCCGAACTGTTAGCCAAGGTAGTAAGGAATAATTTTGAAATACTACCATGCGATCGGGCCCTGGTTTGGTAACTTCTCGCCCTTCCAAAATGATCCCGCCTTTTGTGGGTCGATCTAAACCTGCAATCATATTTAACAGGGTAGATTTACCACAACCAGAATGTCCAATTAAGGAAACAAATTCGCCCTGTTTAATTTTTAATTCAATATTTTTCAGGGCAATATAGCTACCGCCATTAGGTAAGGAAAAAACGCGATCGATGTGATCTACTTGCAGGAATACTGACATGGTAATTAATAATTGGGTACTGGGTACTTTAGGGACTGGGGGGATGGGGGAATGGGAAAAGGGGAAAAGGGGGAAAGGGGGAAAGGGGGAAAAGAAAAATTTCCCTTCTGCCTTCTGCCTTTCTTCCCTTCTTGCCTTCTGTCTTCTTACTTCTGTTCTGCGGGAACAACAATTGAAGCGATATATGCAACTAATCTATCTAGTAATAAACCAACAATGCCCACATAAATTAAAGCTAAAATCAATTGACTAATTTGCGAATTGTTGTAAGCATCCCAGATAAAAAAGCCAATTCCTACGCCACCAACCAACATTTCTGCGGCAACAATTGCTAACCAAGATAAACCGATACCAATTCTTAAACCAGTGAAAATGTAAGGAACTGTCGCGGGAAACAGAATACTTAAGAAATAATCCTTACTGGAAAGTTGCAAAACTCTAGCAACGTTTCTGTAATCTTGAGGTAATTGTTGAACACCGACCATTGTGTTAATAATAATC is a window encoding:
- a CDS encoding nitrate ABC transporter ATP-binding protein (This model describes the ATP binding subunits of ATP-binding cassette (ABC) transporters for nitrate transport, or for bicarbonate transport, in bacteria and archaea.), which translates into the protein MQTSNNAKLQLKETINREPFLAIDRVSKVYPTPNGLYPVLEDVNLTINEGEFVCLIGHSGCGKSTLLNMVSGFNTPSEGEVRLRGNLITKPGPDRMMVFQNYALLPWKTAYENVYLAVKTAFPNKSKAEKQAIVEEHLAMVGLTEAAQKRPHQLSGGMKQRVAIARALAIRPEILILDEPFGALDAITKEELQEELLSIWRDHRTTVLMITHDIDEALFLADRLVMMTNGPAANIGEVMDIPFSRPRDRAQIMEDPQYYELRNYALDFLFRRFAHVE
- a CDS encoding nitrate ABC transporter ATP-binding protein (This model describes the ATP binding subunits of ATP-binding cassette (ABC) transporters for nitrate transport, or for bicarbonate transport, in bacteria and archaea.), coding for MSVFLQVDHIDRVFSLPNGGSYIALKNIELKIKQGEFVSLIGHSGCGKSTLLNMIAGLDRPTKGGIILEGREVTKPGPDRMVVFQNYSLLPWLTVRQNIALAVNKVFKDRSLVERKEIIQHHIDLVGLKNAADKRPGELSGGMKQRVAIARALAIRPKLLLLDEPFGALDALTRGGLQEQLMQICEESKVTCVMVTHDVDEALLLSDRIVMLTNGPESHIGQILEVPIPRPRHRLEVVNHPNYYAMRNEMIYFLNQQKRDKKRKAKQPEKAATPASGKAFISSKGLEKTTLEIGFIPLTDCAPLVVAQEKGFFKKHGIEEVKLVREPSWKAIAEGVATRRLDAAQMVAGMPLAMTLGMGSNTSEISQAGVPIVTALILSRNGNAITLNRSFYEQGVRTLADLKAAITATPQKSHVMGMVHNASMHNLILRYWLASGGIDPDLDMTLAVIPPPQMVANLKAGNIDGYCVGEPWNSRAVYEKLGYVIATDLDIWAGHPEKVLGMREDWVNQHPNTHIALVKALLEACEYCDDRRNRQEILELICRPQYVGTSPEYTRPGFLSAYNKGTDEPAQLLPRFNQFHFDNTNCPGRVEGLWILTQLARWGITPFPKNWVEILERVRRVDLYGEAARQVGFPDIEPDRQSFELFDRMVFNPDDPIGYLQRLTIHREIRIQEIIIDDPRSEAA